One window from the genome of Nitrospira sp. SG-bin1 encodes:
- the hppA gene encoding sodium-translocating pyrophosphatase (pyrophosphate-energized proton pump; pyrophosphate-energized inorganic pyrophosphatase; H+-PPase; can cleave pyrophosphate to two phosphates; can generate a proton motive force and drive pyrophosphate synthesis when PMF is sufficient), with translation MSDSAIITFALIAAVAGIGYGLYLAMWVFKLDAGNAKMQEIAKAIQEGAGAYMNRQYKTVAYVAAGLFVILAAAGAVSDKFGLITAVGFLVGAGASAIAGYVGMIIAVRANVRTAQAAHNGMNAALVVAFRGGAVTGLLLIGLGLLAITGFYTIAESMAGQEKAIHALLSLGFGGSLISVFARVGGGIYTKAADVGADLVGKVEAGIPEDDPRNPAVIADNVGDNVGDCAGMAADLFETYAVTTVAAMVLAFTMFKGATAPILYPLALGGVTIFATIVGVLFVKVAPGGDIMPALYKGLFVAGGIAAVAFLPITFMIMGGVGGVSGFSYYIAALIGLAVTLALVFITDYYTSKEYEPVKYISKASETGHATNIIAGLAVGMQATAAPVVVIAAAILGSYWICGGAESGGLYGVAVAAVAMLSMAGIVVAIDAFGPITDNAGGIAEMSHLGKEVRDITDPLDAVGNTTKAVTKGYAIGSAGLAAVVLFAEYSREVAAHNPALAAFDLSNPKVLVGLFLGGMLPFIFGSLCMRAVGEAGGLIVEEVRRQFRTIKGIMEGTGKPEYGTCVDIVTQAAIQKMMVPGLIPVASPVIVGLVLGPQALGGVLVGSIVTGLFVAISMTSGGGAWDNAKKFIEEQGLKGTDTHKAAVTGDTVGDPYKDTAGPAVNPMIKVINIVALLIVSLIAG, from the coding sequence GTGAGTGACTCAGCGATTATCACGTTTGCCCTCATAGCGGCCGTGGCGGGTATCGGCTATGGGTTGTACCTGGCGATGTGGGTGTTCAAGCTTGACGCCGGCAATGCCAAGATGCAGGAAATTGCAAAAGCCATTCAAGAGGGCGCCGGCGCCTACATGAATCGGCAGTACAAGACCGTCGCCTATGTGGCCGCTGGTCTGTTCGTCATTCTGGCGGCTGCTGGAGCCGTGTCCGATAAATTTGGATTGATTACCGCCGTCGGTTTTTTGGTCGGGGCGGGCGCTTCGGCTATTGCCGGCTATGTCGGAATGATCATTGCGGTTCGTGCCAATGTGCGGACCGCTCAAGCCGCTCACAATGGGATGAATGCGGCCTTGGTCGTGGCCTTCCGTGGTGGAGCGGTGACGGGTCTTTTGCTGATCGGTCTTGGGCTCTTGGCCATTACAGGGTTTTATACCATCGCAGAATCGATGGCCGGACAAGAAAAAGCCATTCACGCGTTGCTCAGCCTGGGATTCGGTGGCAGTTTGATCTCTGTGTTTGCCCGCGTCGGCGGCGGGATCTACACCAAGGCGGCGGACGTTGGTGCCGACTTGGTCGGCAAAGTCGAGGCGGGGATTCCGGAAGATGACCCGAGGAATCCGGCGGTCATCGCCGATAACGTGGGGGACAATGTGGGCGATTGCGCCGGTATGGCCGCTGACCTGTTCGAAACCTATGCGGTGACGACCGTGGCAGCCATGGTGTTGGCTTTTACGATGTTCAAAGGGGCGACCGCACCGATCCTGTATCCATTGGCTTTAGGCGGTGTTACCATCTTCGCCACGATCGTTGGCGTTCTTTTCGTCAAGGTGGCTCCGGGCGGCGACATCATGCCGGCCCTGTATAAGGGGCTATTCGTAGCCGGCGGGATTGCCGCCGTGGCATTCCTGCCGATTACCTTTATGATCATGGGCGGTGTCGGCGGGGTCAGCGGGTTCAGTTACTACATCGCGGCGCTCATCGGCTTAGCCGTGACCTTGGCGCTGGTGTTCATCACCGACTACTACACGTCAAAAGAGTACGAGCCGGTGAAGTACATTTCCAAAGCGAGCGAAACCGGTCATGCGACCAACATCATCGCCGGTTTGGCAGTGGGCATGCAGGCGACCGCGGCTCCGGTCGTGGTGATTGCCGCGGCGATTCTCGGGAGCTACTGGATTTGCGGCGGCGCAGAGTCCGGCGGGTTGTATGGTGTGGCGGTGGCAGCGGTGGCGATGCTCTCGATGGCCGGGATCGTGGTGGCCATCGATGCGTTCGGTCCGATCACCGACAACGCCGGTGGGATCGCGGAAATGTCGCACTTAGGCAAGGAAGTTCGAGATATCACGGATCCATTGGATGCCGTCGGCAATACGACCAAGGCGGTCACCAAGGGCTACGCAATCGGGTCCGCCGGTTTGGCGGCGGTCGTGCTCTTTGCCGAATACTCGCGCGAAGTGGCGGCGCACAATCCGGCGCTTGCCGCGTTCGACCTTTCCAATCCAAAAGTCTTGGTGGGCCTATTCCTGGGCGGCATGTTGCCGTTCATCTTCGGCTCACTGTGTATGAGGGCCGTCGGTGAAGCGGGAGGGTTGATCGTGGAAGAGGTGCGGCGGCAATTCCGAACGATCAAGGGTATCATGGAAGGCACGGGCAAGCCCGAGTATGGCACGTGCGTCGATATCGTGACCCAAGCGGCCATTCAGAAGATGATGGTTCCCGGCTTGATTCCGGTGGCCTCGCCGGTGATCGTCGGTTTGGTACTCGGCCCACAGGCGCTCGGGGGCGTGCTGGTCGGTAGCATTGTGACCGGTTTGTTCGTCGCGATATCGATGACGAGTGGCGGCGGCGCCTGGGACAATGCCAAAAAGTTCATTGAAGAGCAGGGCTTGAAGGGCACCGATACGCACAAGGCGGCGGTAACCGGCGATACGGTCGGCGATCCATACAAGGATACGGCGGGACCTGCGGTGAACCCGATGATCAAGGTCATCAATATCGTTGCCTTGCTCATCGTGTCGTTGATCGCGGGTTAG